Genomic segment of Nitrospira sp.:
GACTCAGCCCGACCATACGAGCAGGAGATGGTTTCCAAGATCCACTCGCGTGACATCGCCCTGTTCTCCTGTGACGCTTCGGCTTCTTGACTGGACGCGCGAGATATGGCACAGCCTTTCTGCGAGAATCAGCTTATTCCAGGTCAAGAGATGCCGAGCTACACACTCTACGGGAGGTACGATCTATGGGTAGCATTCTGCGGATAGTGCAGGTCGGCGTGTTGGGTGTCGCCGTATCATCCTGCGCTCCCACTCCGTTGCCGTTGCATACCACCATGGATCCCTTGAAGGTGAGAAAGACCTCCCTGACTGCCACGCTGGTGATGCCGGAATCCCTCAAGAATGCCACACCACGGAAAGAGGTGTCGTGTGCCGGAACCTTCGATGTACCCATCGGAGTCGAACTGGAAACGGGGATGACGCAAGCGTTGTCGCAGGTCTTTGAGTCGGTCGATGTCGTTGAGGAGAAACGTCTCGCAACGCACAGTGACGTGATCATTGAAATGGCCATTCCCGACCTGCAGGCCGAGGGGCACTGTACGCTCCGAAGAACTTTGTACGCGACTGGACCCTTATATTTCGTGTTTGCGATGTTTGATCCCTCGGATACCTATGAAGGGCGTGTGGATCTCAGCGGGACCGTCACGGGCAGCGCAGGCCAACAACTCCTCGCCGGAACGTTCAATTCAAAGACACACACCAAGAGCACCATCACGACCGACCGTCTCAACAGAGCGTTTGCGGTCGAAACCGTGTTCCGTGAGTCGTTGATCGATACCATCCAGCAACTCATCCGCACCTTGGTCAAGTCACCGGAATTCCACGAGTACGCCGACCGGCGGAATGCCAAACCAGTTCAGCCTTGATTGATGCGAGATAGACAGTCCATGGCCTGCTGCCGGCTCCAACGACGCCGATCAGATGCGAACCTACTCTGTGACTGTTCGAGTGCAGTGTGAACTGGAAGACCGAGGAGGTAAGACATGGCGAAGCACATCGTGTTTTGTGCCGATGGTACCTGGAACAATCCTTACGAAGATGAAACCGCTGAGCATCCGGCGAATCCGACCAATGTCTATAAACTGTTTCTGTGTCTTGCCGGCTCGCTCTCGCTCAACTCATTGCTGAATTCCGATGAACAGGAAAAAGAGCTCATTGAAGATGGTCAGACGTCGCTCATCGCGAAATACATTCATGGCGTCGGAGATTCGCGCAATCTCCTGAATAAACTGCTCGGCGGTGCATTCGGCGCGGGCGTCATTTCTCGTATCGTTCGTGGGTATACGTTTCTCTCCAGAAATTATGCACCGGGCGACGGCCTTGTGATTGTCGGCTTCAGCCGCGGCGCGTATACGGCACGCGCGCTGGCCGGTCTCATCGCATCGCAAGGCCTCCTGAGCCCACAAATTGTCCAAGATCAAGAACGCGCCTATCGGTGCGGCGCACAAGCCTGGTATCGGTACCGTCGAGCCACGATCGTCAATCCGTTCAGCCTCGCCCATCTTGCTGAGGTGACGAGCAACCTCCCGGCTTTTGTTTCCAGTGGCTCGCTGAAGAACGGGGATTTCACTGCGGTCGACCGC
This window contains:
- a CDS encoding DUF2235 domain-containing protein — translated: MAKHIVFCADGTWNNPYEDETAEHPANPTNVYKLFLCLAGSLSLNSLLNSDEQEKELIEDGQTSLIAKYIHGVGDSRNLLNKLLGGAFGAGVISRIVRGYTFLSRNYAPGDGLVIVGFSRGAYTARALAGLIASQGLLSPQIVQDQERAYRCGAQAWYRYRRATIVNPFSLAHLAEVTSNLPAFVSSGSLKNGDFTAVDRLAAVAVWDTVGAMGFPDYAGKGNRVDAFKFVDTRLSQKVGMGFHAVALDERRNDFKPTLWDPAPNVTQRLFPGAHGDVGGGYPEAHNESGLSDGALNWMMGNLAQIGMPFLPSLPCAITPNPEGTAHKPWEHPPWNLPGISLGPRSFPAGLPQDLSIAARMAAASVIAEPGEPPMRYQPTNLPT